The genomic DNA ACATAATATAGTATTTTATTCAATTTCTCAGGCAACTTAGAACTATGGAAAGAAAAAAATTTGAGAACCTTGTAAACCAGGCCTATGAGAGAATCCCTCAGAAATTTAGGGATAAGATTGATAATGTCTCAATATTGGTTGAAGACTACCCAAGTGCAAGGGATCTTGAGACCCTAAAAATAAGGGGCAAGGGCCTTCTGCTCGGGCTTTACAGAGGAACGCCGCTTCCTCAAAGAAGTGTGTGGCAGGGAGTAAGA from Thermodesulfobacteriota bacterium includes the following:
- a CDS encoding metallopeptidase family protein, with the translated sequence MERKKFENLVNQAYERIPQKFRDKIDNVSILVEDYPSARDLETLKIRGKGLLLGLYRGTPLPQRSVWQGVRLPDEIVLFQKDIEKVCRNDEEIEERVNEVLQHEIAHYFGLNDDEIYELMGRH